A part of Silvimonas soli genomic DNA contains:
- the fba gene encoding class II fructose-bisphosphate aldolase (catalyzes the reversible aldol condensation of dihydroxyacetonephosphate and glyceraldehyde 3-phosphate in the Calvin cycle, glycolysis, and/or gluconeogenesis), with amino-acid sequence MSLVSLRQVLDHAAEEQYGVPAFNVNNMEQMRAIMEAADRTDSPVIVQASAGARAYAGAPFLRHLMLAALEEFPHLPIVMHQDHGTSPAICQRAIQLGFSSVMMDGSLHEDGRTPGDFDYNVATTRTVVAFAHACGVSVEGELGVLGSLETGLAGEEDGVGAAGKLDHAQMLTDPEEAAAFVRATQVDALAIAIGTSHGAYKFNQPPTGETLAIERIRQLHARLPNTHLVMHGSSSVPQDWVKVINQFGGEIPETYGVPVDEIVEGIRYGVRKVNIDTDLRLAATGAIRRAFGQAPSEFDPRKYLQQSVDAMRTICIARYEAFGAAGQASKIKALTLDKMAQRYTSGQLRAMMTPAG; translated from the coding sequence ATGTCCCTTGTTTCACTGCGCCAGGTACTGGATCACGCCGCCGAAGAGCAGTACGGCGTGCCCGCGTTCAACGTTAATAATATGGAGCAGATGCGCGCGATCATGGAAGCGGCCGACCGCACCGACAGCCCAGTGATCGTGCAGGCTTCGGCCGGGGCGCGTGCTTACGCCGGAGCGCCATTTTTGCGCCATTTGATGCTGGCAGCGCTGGAAGAATTTCCCCATCTACCGATTGTGATGCACCAGGATCACGGCACCAGCCCGGCTATTTGCCAGCGGGCGATCCAGCTGGGGTTTTCCTCGGTGATGATGGACGGTTCGTTGCATGAAGATGGCCGCACGCCAGGAGACTTTGATTACAACGTCGCCACCACTCGCACCGTGGTCGCGTTTGCGCATGCGTGCGGCGTTTCGGTAGAGGGTGAACTGGGCGTGCTGGGCAGCCTGGAAACCGGACTGGCAGGCGAAGAAGACGGCGTTGGCGCAGCCGGAAAACTGGATCACGCGCAAATGCTGACCGACCCGGAAGAAGCCGCCGCCTTTGTACGTGCCACTCAGGTCGATGCGTTAGCCATCGCCATCGGCACCAGTCACGGTGCCTACAAGTTCAACCAGCCGCCGACCGGCGAAACCCTGGCCATCGAACGTATCCGCCAGTTGCATGCCCGCCTGCCCAATACCCATCTGGTGATGCACGGCAGTTCTTCGGTACCGCAAGATTGGGTCAAGGTGATCAACCAGTTTGGCGGCGAAATCCCCGAAACCTACGGCGTGCCGGTGGATGAAATCGTCGAGGGCATTCGCTACGGGGTACGCAAAGTGAATATCGATACCGATTTGCGGCTGGCGGCAACCGGTGCCATTCGCCGCGCTTTCGGGCAAGCGCCATCCGAGTTCGACCCGCGCAAATATCTGCAACAATCGGTCGATGCCATGCGCACCATCTGCATCGCGCGCTACGAGGCCTTCGGCGCTGCGGGCCAGGCCAGCAAGATCAAAGCGCTGACGCTGGACAAGATGGCGCAGCGCTATACCAGCGGGCAGTTGCGCGCCATGATGACGCCCGCCGGTTAA
- a CDS encoding class 1 fructose-bisphosphatase: MGISFSEFNTSQFAETTNTDLGILLSQVATACKVISAAVARGPLSDSLGNSATDNIQGEIQKKLDIISNELMIRWTEWGGQVAAMASEEMPTIYRIPNQYRQGKYLLVFDPLDGSSNLDVNVSVGSIFSILAGPDSDTPPAESDFLQPGSAQVAAGYAIYGPATMLVLTTGHGVNGFTLDQETGEFILTHPDLRIPPDTREFAINASNARLWEAPVTRYIDECLAGTNGPRGEAFNMRWVASMVAEVHRILIRGGVFLYPKDSREPDRPGKLRLLYEANPMSMIVEQAGGASSNGRERILDIQPDALHQRVAVMLGSRNEVERLVDYHRQP; this comes from the coding sequence ATGGGCATCAGTTTTTCAGAATTCAACACCAGCCAGTTTGCCGAGACGACCAATACCGATCTGGGCATTCTGCTCAGCCAGGTGGCAACTGCCTGCAAAGTCATCAGCGCGGCGGTGGCGCGTGGGCCGCTGTCCGACTCATTGGGCAACAGCGCCACAGACAATATCCAGGGCGAAATCCAGAAAAAGCTCGACATCATCTCCAACGAGTTGATGATCCGCTGGACCGAATGGGGTGGTCAGGTCGCGGCAATGGCGTCGGAAGAAATGCCCACCATTTACCGCATTCCCAACCAGTATCGCCAGGGCAAGTACCTGCTGGTGTTTGATCCACTGGATGGCTCATCCAATCTGGACGTGAACGTTTCGGTGGGCAGTATTTTTTCTATCCTGGCAGGCCCGGATTCAGATACGCCACCGGCGGAGTCGGATTTTCTGCAACCCGGTAGCGCGCAGGTTGCCGCCGGTTATGCCATTTACGGCCCGGCGACCATGCTGGTGTTAACCACCGGCCATGGGGTGAACGGCTTTACGCTGGATCAGGAAACCGGCGAGTTCATCCTGACTCATCCCGATCTGCGCATTCCGCCAGACACGCGCGAATTTGCCATCAACGCCTCTAACGCCCGGCTGTGGGAAGCGCCGGTCACGCGTTATATCGACGAATGTCTAGCTGGCACGAATGGCCCGCGCGGCGAGGCGTTCAACATGCGCTGGGTGGCCTCAATGGTGGCCGAAGTACATCGCATCCTCATCCGTGGCGGCGTGTTTTTGTATCCCAAAGACAGCCGGGAACCAGACCGCCCCGGCAAGTTGCGCCTGCTGTACGAGGCCAATCCGATGTCAATGATTGTTGAACAGGCTGGCGGTGCCAGTTCCAACGGGCGCGAACGCATTCTGGATATCCAGCCCGACGCCTTGCACCAGCGCGTAGCCGTCATGCTGGGCTCACGCAATGAGGTCGAACGACTGGTGGATTACCACCGGCAACCGTAA
- a CDS encoding NAD-dependent epimerase/dehydratase family protein: MSTLLLTGATGLVGHAVLRQALADERVSRVVAPTRRALPPHPKLENPVIDFDQLPKDAPWWQVDAVICTLGTTLRVAGSREAFRKVDLEYPLRIALLARRHGARMYALNSAMGAKLGSRVFYLKVKGELEQSLMECDYPSVLIVRPGLLGGDRTEIRPGERFGQVVLGALNGIMPRRFRIVPAEKVARALLEGALAATPGLEILESEDLL, translated from the coding sequence ATGAGTACGCTGTTATTGACTGGTGCGACCGGCCTGGTCGGTCACGCCGTTTTGCGCCAGGCTTTGGCTGACGAACGTGTGAGTCGGGTTGTGGCCCCCACTCGCCGTGCCTTGCCACCGCATCCCAAACTGGAAAACCCGGTAATCGACTTTGACCAGTTACCGAAAGACGCGCCATGGTGGCAGGTCGATGCGGTGATCTGCACCTTGGGCACCACCTTGCGCGTGGCTGGTTCGCGAGAGGCTTTTCGCAAAGTGGATCTGGAATACCCGCTGCGCATTGCCTTGCTGGCCCGCCGGCATGGCGCGCGCATGTACGCGCTCAACTCCGCCATGGGTGCCAAGCTGGGGTCGCGGGTGTTTTACCTCAAGGTAAAGGGTGAACTGGAACAGTCGCTGATGGAGTGTGACTATCCGTCGGTACTGATCGTGCGACCGGGGTTGCTGGGTGGCGATCGCACCGAAATCCGTCCTGGAGAGCGCTTTGGGCAGGTGGTGCTGGGCGCATTGAACGGCATCATGCCCAGACGATTTCGTATCGTGCCCGCCGAGAAAGTGGCGCGCGCCTTGCTGGAAGGCGCGCTGGCTGCCACGCCGGGGCTGGAAATACTGGAATCGGAAGACCTGCTGTAA
- a CDS encoding DeoR/GlpR family DNA-binding transcription regulator: MILNQRQQELLDWVQRDGHVSVEKLASHFSVTHQTIRRDINQLADARLLQRVHGGASAHSSVENVAYNTRQVMFSSEKQRIARLVAQHIPNHASMFINLGTTTEEVAKALSHHVGLRVITNNLNVAAMMCSYADCEVIVAGGVMRPRDRGIIGEATIEFIRKFRVDYAILGISSIESDGTLRDFDLREVRTSEAIIEHSRNVFLVADHSKFGRPAMVQLGHLSQVTALFTDAPLPDEMSSVLAETGTELYIADQSH; encoded by the coding sequence ATGATCCTGAATCAGCGGCAGCAAGAACTTCTGGACTGGGTCCAGCGTGACGGTCATGTCAGTGTGGAGAAGCTGGCATCGCATTTCAGCGTGACGCACCAGACCATCCGGCGCGATATCAACCAGTTGGCTGATGCGCGTTTGCTGCAACGCGTGCACGGTGGGGCCAGTGCTCATTCAAGTGTCGAGAACGTGGCCTACAACACCCGCCAGGTGATGTTCAGCAGCGAGAAACAACGTATTGCCCGGCTGGTGGCTCAGCACATTCCCAATCACGCCTCGATGTTTATCAACCTTGGCACCACCACCGAAGAAGTCGCCAAGGCGCTGAGTCATCACGTGGGTTTGCGGGTGATTACCAACAACCTGAACGTCGCCGCCATGATGTGCAGCTACGCCGATTGCGAGGTTATCGTCGCTGGCGGTGTCATGCGCCCGCGCGATCGCGGCATTATCGGCGAAGCCACCATCGAGTTCATTCGCAAATTCCGGGTGGATTACGCGATTCTGGGCATATCCAGCATTGAGAGTGACGGCACGCTGCGTGATTTTGATCTGCGCGAGGTACGCACATCCGAGGCGATTATCGAGCATTCGCGCAATGTGTTTCTGGTGGCCGATCACTCCAAATTCGGCCGTCCAGCCATGGTGCAATTGGGGCATTTGTCGCAGGTTACCGCCTTGTTCACCGATGCGCCGCTGCCAGATGAGATGAGCAGCGTCCTCGCCGAAACCGGCACTGAGCTTTACATCGCCGACCAAAGCCACTGA
- the glpD gene encoding glycerol-3-phosphate dehydrogenase — protein MDKLMYDLLVIGGGINGAGIARDAAGRGLSVLLCEKDDLASHTSSASTKLIHGGLRYLEHYEFGLVRKALQEREVLLRAAPHIIWPLRFVMPRAADQRPEWMIRTGLFLYDHLAKRELLPGAQTISFAKHPSGVPLKPGFKRGFAYSDGWVQDARLVVLNAMDAHEHGATIMTRTAVTGARREAKSWRIELHHADGREQTVFARAVVNAAGPWVDRLLRDVIDTPSSHSVRLVKGSHIIVRKLFDHPFAYIFQNPDKRIIFAIPFEGEFTLIGTTDIEYHGDPAAVQIDPDEIDYLCQMSNRYFAQQISPTDVLATMSGVRPLLDDESSSAAKVTRDYSLELNTDGPPLLSVFGGKITTYRKLAEQAVDQLAPLLGSTRPTWTATAPLPGGDIADADFNRFFADLQQRYDWLPEALLLRYARAYGTRIKTLLGKARCLSDLGAQIVPGLYETEARYLVEVEWAQRADDILWRRSKLQLHIDPANVPLLENWLADYLARKDLNAHRRSRVA, from the coding sequence TTGGACAAGCTGATGTATGACTTGCTGGTCATTGGCGGTGGCATCAATGGCGCCGGAATTGCGCGAGACGCGGCTGGGCGCGGGTTATCGGTGCTGTTGTGTGAGAAAGATGATCTGGCTTCGCACACCTCCTCTGCCAGTACCAAATTGATCCACGGTGGTTTGCGCTATCTGGAACATTACGAATTTGGCTTGGTCCGCAAAGCGCTGCAGGAGCGCGAGGTGCTGCTGCGCGCTGCACCACACATAATCTGGCCATTGCGTTTTGTCATGCCACGCGCGGCAGACCAACGCCCGGAATGGATGATCCGCACCGGCTTGTTTTTGTATGACCACCTGGCCAAACGCGAATTGCTACCCGGCGCGCAGACAATCTCCTTTGCCAAACATCCATCAGGCGTGCCACTCAAGCCGGGCTTCAAACGCGGGTTTGCCTATTCGGATGGCTGGGTGCAAGACGCCCGGCTGGTGGTGCTGAACGCCATGGACGCCCACGAACATGGTGCCACCATCATGACTCGCACGGCGGTGACTGGCGCACGGCGTGAGGCCAAGTCCTGGCGCATTGAGCTGCATCATGCCGATGGCCGCGAGCAAACCGTGTTTGCCCGCGCCGTGGTCAACGCAGCCGGGCCGTGGGTGGACCGGCTGCTGCGCGATGTGATCGACACGCCATCCAGCCACTCGGTGCGGCTGGTGAAAGGTAGTCACATCATCGTGCGCAAACTGTTCGATCACCCGTTTGCGTATATCTTCCAGAATCCGGACAAGCGCATCATTTTTGCGATTCCGTTCGAAGGCGAATTCACGCTGATTGGTACGACCGATATCGAATACCACGGCGACCCCGCAGCAGTGCAGATCGATCCGGATGAGATCGATTACTTGTGCCAGATGAGTAATCGTTATTTTGCGCAGCAGATCAGCCCGACCGACGTGCTCGCCACCATGTCTGGCGTGCGGCCACTGCTGGATGATGAATCATCCAGCGCCGCCAAAGTGACCCGCGATTATTCACTGGAACTGAACACCGACGGGCCGCCGCTGCTGTCGGTGTTTGGCGGCAAGATCACCACCTACCGCAAACTGGCAGAGCAAGCCGTCGACCAACTCGCACCGCTATTGGGTAGCACCCGCCCGACATGGACGGCCACCGCGCCACTACCGGGTGGCGATATCGCCGATGCCGATTTCAATCGTTTTTTTGCCGACCTGCAGCAACGTTACGACTGGCTGCCCGAAGCGCTGCTGTTGCGCTACGCCCGCGCTTACGGCACGCGAATCAAGACCCTGCTGGGTAAAGCACGCTGTTTGTCTGATCTGGGCGCGCAAATTGTGCCAGGTTTATATGAGACAGAAGCCCGGTATCTGGTTGAAGTGGAATGGGCGCAGCGGGCCGACGACATCCTGTGGCGCCGTAGCAAACTGCAACTGCACATAGACCCGGCCAACGTGCCATTGCTGGAAAACTGGCTGGCCGATTATCTGGCACGTAAAGACCTGAACGCCCACCGGCGCAGCCGCGTCGCCTGA
- a CDS encoding MIP/aquaporin family protein — protein MNPLFAEFIGTTLLVLLGNGVVANVILNKTKGQNGGLIVIAFGWAMAVFVAVFCVASFSGAHLNPAVTLALAVAGKFAWAQVPGYVAAQMLGGMTGAFLVWFMYRKHFEHTDCADTKLAVFCTGPAIRSLPGNLASEIIATFVLVFAVLHMVSPKVSLGAMDALPVGLLVLGIGVSLGGTTGYAMSPARDLGPRIMHALLPIPGKRDSDWSYSWVPVVGSLNGGALAAGLFLSQT, from the coding sequence ATGAATCCCCTCTTTGCTGAATTTATCGGCACCACCTTGCTCGTCTTGCTGGGCAACGGCGTGGTTGCCAACGTCATTCTGAACAAAACCAAGGGTCAAAACGGCGGCCTGATCGTGATTGCCTTCGGCTGGGCCATGGCGGTGTTTGTTGCCGTATTTTGTGTGGCCTCGTTCAGCGGCGCGCACCTGAACCCGGCGGTCACGCTGGCTCTGGCGGTCGCGGGCAAATTTGCCTGGGCGCAAGTGCCGGGCTACGTGGCGGCACAAATGCTGGGCGGCATGACCGGCGCTTTTCTGGTCTGGTTCATGTATCGCAAGCATTTTGAACACACCGATTGTGCCGATACCAAACTGGCGGTGTTCTGCACCGGCCCGGCCATCCGTAGCTTGCCCGGCAATCTGGCCTCCGAAATCATCGCCACCTTTGTGCTGGTGTTTGCCGTGCTGCATATGGTGTCGCCCAAGGTTTCACTCGGCGCCATGGATGCACTGCCGGTCGGTTTGCTGGTGCTGGGGATTGGCGTATCGCTGGGTGGCACCACCGGCTACGCGATGAGCCCGGCGCGCGATCTGGGCCCTCGTATCATGCACGCGCTGCTGCCGATTCCCGGTAAACGCGATAGCGACTGGTCATATTCCTGGGTACCAGTGGTGGGCTCGTTGAATGGTGGCGCGTTGGCCGCAGGCTTGTTTTTGAGCCAGACGTAA
- the glpK gene encoding glycerol kinase GlpK: MQKQFILALDQGTTSSRAIVFDRAGNIVSLAQKEFHQHYPQAGWVEHDPLEIWGTQAGVAAEAVASVGLESGQIAAIGITNQRETTIVWDRETGHPVYNAIVWQDRRTASYCDSLKRDGLEQMIREKTGLPIDAYFSGSKIKWILDNVPGARSRAEQGKLAFGTVDSWLVWNFTHGREHVTDVSNASRTMLFNINTLQWDDELLKLLDIPHSMLPQVRSSSEVYGHTADNLFGGAIPIAGIAGDQQSALFGQQCTRPGMVKNTYGTGCFLMMNTGNKPITSRNNLLSTVAWQVKGEVQYALEGSIFSGGAVVKWLRDGLGIIRTSSEVDSLARSVPDSDGLYLVPAFAGLGAPHWNQDARGSMFGATLGTTGGHVARAALESIAYQTMDVLKAMEADAGITMPELRVDGGATVNDLLMQFQSDILGINVVRPKITETTALGAAYLAGLAVGYWNDVEDVQGQWQLDQRFTQQLPQAEVDRRVAGWQRAIKATIAWSAS; the protein is encoded by the coding sequence ATGCAAAAGCAATTTATCCTCGCGCTGGATCAAGGCACTACCAGCTCACGCGCCATCGTGTTTGATCGCGCGGGCAATATCGTGTCGCTGGCGCAGAAGGAATTCCACCAGCACTACCCGCAGGCGGGCTGGGTTGAACACGACCCGCTGGAAATCTGGGGCACGCAGGCTGGCGTAGCGGCTGAAGCCGTGGCGTCCGTTGGCCTGGAAAGCGGCCAGATTGCCGCCATCGGCATTACCAACCAGCGCGAAACCACCATTGTCTGGGATCGCGAAACCGGCCACCCGGTGTACAACGCGATTGTCTGGCAAGACCGCCGCACCGCCAGCTATTGCGATTCGCTCAAGCGAGATGGGCTGGAGCAAATGATCCGCGAGAAAACCGGGCTGCCAATTGACGCGTATTTCTCCGGTTCCAAAATCAAATGGATACTCGATAACGTTCCCGGCGCCCGCAGCCGTGCCGAGCAAGGCAAACTGGCCTTTGGTACCGTCGACTCCTGGCTGGTGTGGAACTTCACCCATGGCCGCGAGCACGTCACCGATGTGTCCAACGCCTCGCGCACCATGCTGTTCAATATCAACACACTGCAGTGGGATGACGAACTGCTCAAGCTGCTGGATATTCCGCACAGCATGCTGCCGCAAGTGCGTTCTTCCAGTGAGGTCTACGGCCACACCGCCGACAACCTGTTTGGTGGCGCCATCCCCATTGCAGGGATCGCGGGCGATCAGCAATCCGCGTTGTTCGGCCAGCAATGCACGCGGCCGGGCATGGTCAAGAATACCTACGGCACGGGCTGTTTCTTGATGATGAACACCGGCAACAAGCCGATTACCTCGCGCAACAACCTGTTGAGCACCGTGGCATGGCAAGTGAAGGGCGAAGTGCAATACGCGCTGGAAGGCAGCATTTTCAGTGGCGGCGCGGTGGTGAAATGGCTGCGCGATGGCTTGGGCATTATCCGCACTTCGTCTGAGGTCGATAGCCTGGCGCGCAGCGTGCCCGACAGCGATGGTCTGTATCTGGTGCCCGCGTTTGCCGGTCTGGGTGCACCGCACTGGAATCAAGACGCACGCGGTTCGATGTTTGGCGCCACGCTGGGTACTACCGGCGGCCATGTCGCTCGCGCCGCTCTGGAAAGCATCGCCTACCAGACCATGGACGTGCTCAAGGCCATGGAAGCTGACGCCGGTATCACCATGCCCGAACTGCGCGTTGACGGCGGTGCCACGGTGAATGATCTGCTGATGCAATTTCAGTCGGACATCCTTGGTATCAATGTGGTGCGGCCGAAGATCACCGAAACTACCGCGCTCGGTGCGGCGTACCTGGCTGGTCTGGCGGTGGGTTACTGGAATGATGTGGAAGACGTGCAGGGTCAGTGGCAACTGGATCAGCGCTTTACCCAGCAATTGCCGCAAGCCGAGGTCGATCGCCGCGTTGCCGGTTGGCAGCGCGCCATCAAAGCCACCATTGCGTGGTCGGCATCCTGA
- the tpiA gene encoding triose-phosphate isomerase — MSLFSRTPHIQPTLAGRLSNPTSPRRKRVVGNWKMYGNLALCRQAVPLLAEIATADVDLVLCPPAPYLGEVARLAHGSHLQYCSQNVAELADGARTGEWSAHMLADLGCHYAIVGHSERRLHHHENDVLIAAKAKACVQAGITPIVCIGENWVQRQTGQTEAVLQYQLGTLLESGAWQGAIIAYEPVWAIGTGIAATPEEAQAAHRFIREQIAAHGVAAAAAITLLYGGSVNADNAAALFAMPDIDGGLVGGASLDTGAFLRIYAAAQAADTAIHPAVVAGALQYPGQSR; from the coding sequence ATGAGCCTGTTTTCCCGTACTCCACATATTCAGCCGACGCTGGCCGGGCGGTTATCCAACCCCACGTCACCGCGCCGCAAAAGGGTAGTCGGCAACTGGAAGATGTACGGCAATCTGGCGCTGTGCCGCCAGGCTGTGCCCCTGCTGGCCGAGATCGCCACAGCCGACGTTGATCTCGTGTTGTGCCCGCCCGCACCGTATCTGGGCGAAGTTGCCCGGCTGGCGCACGGAAGTCATTTGCAGTATTGCAGCCAGAACGTAGCCGAGCTGGCTGATGGCGCACGCACCGGCGAATGGTCGGCACACATGCTGGCTGATCTGGGCTGTCACTATGCCATCGTCGGGCACTCGGAACGGCGCCTGCATCATCATGAAAACGATGTTTTGATCGCGGCCAAAGCCAAAGCCTGCGTACAAGCGGGCATCACGCCGATTGTCTGTATTGGCGAGAACTGGGTGCAGCGGCAAACCGGTCAGACTGAAGCGGTGCTGCAATATCAGTTGGGCACACTGCTTGAGAGCGGCGCGTGGCAAGGCGCGATCATTGCTTATGAACCGGTGTGGGCGATCGGGACCGGCATCGCGGCCACGCCGGAGGAAGCCCAGGCCGCGCATCGCTTTATCCGGGAACAGATTGCCGCGCACGGCGTGGCGGCGGCCGCAGCCATCACGCTGCTCTATGGTGGCAGTGTGAACGCCGACAATGCCGCGGCGCTGTTTGCCATGCCAGACATCGACGGCGGATTGGTCGGCGGCGCTTCACTGGATACCGGCGCATTTTTGCGCATCTACGCCGCTGCGCAGGCCGCTGACACCGCCATTCATCCCGCAGTAGTGGCAGGAGCGCTGCAATATCCGGGGCAAAGCCGCTAA